From one Variovorax sp. PBL-H6 genomic stretch:
- a CDS encoding CAP domain-containing protein yields the protein MSCAAIAACGGGGGGGGSALPVLTTTPASNTGAPAAPPPATTATPSDGAQASTLVASVPPDTYGPGAEGRQAFELLNAERGRCGFGLVAQNAQLDAAAHAHADWQILNNQLSHTEGAGTTGFTGATPLDRVSAAGYVPGGVGEEISTLFYTGSIAGTGIFGVRALLALPYHQLGMLSGYREVGIALRGSDQLGTTASRGPRTVQQFNLGFTPSAGRQEPASDEVLTYPCEGTTGVFYEITNETPNPVPGRDLRASPLGPGVVVAVRSGQTLAISSASMTTLSGRTPVTLRPPLAKGSDPNSVLASHQAVLIPDAPLMPNTSYTVNVVGTNEGAPFEKTFSFATGAGAAR from the coding sequence TTGTCCTGCGCAGCCATCGCGGCCTGCGGCGGTGGTGGCGGAGGCGGCGGGAGCGCGCTGCCGGTGCTCACCACGACGCCCGCCAGCAACACGGGCGCGCCAGCCGCACCGCCGCCGGCGACCACGGCCACTCCCAGCGACGGCGCGCAGGCTTCGACGCTGGTCGCGTCCGTCCCGCCCGACACCTACGGCCCAGGCGCTGAAGGCCGCCAAGCCTTCGAGCTGCTGAATGCCGAGCGCGGCCGCTGCGGATTTGGTCTGGTTGCGCAGAACGCCCAGCTCGATGCGGCGGCCCATGCGCACGCGGACTGGCAGATCCTGAACAACCAACTGAGCCATACCGAAGGAGCGGGCACGACCGGCTTCACCGGCGCGACGCCCTTGGACCGGGTTTCGGCCGCCGGCTATGTGCCGGGGGGCGTCGGCGAAGAGATCTCGACCTTGTTCTATACGGGCTCGATCGCCGGCACAGGCATCTTCGGCGTGCGGGCGCTGCTCGCGCTGCCTTACCACCAGCTCGGGATGCTGAGCGGCTATCGCGAAGTCGGCATTGCGCTGCGGGGCAGCGACCAACTCGGCACCACGGCCAGCAGGGGCCCGCGCACGGTGCAGCAGTTCAACCTGGGTTTCACGCCCTCGGCCGGCCGCCAGGAGCCCGCCAGCGACGAGGTGCTCACCTATCCTTGCGAGGGGACGACCGGTGTCTTCTACGAGATCACCAACGAGACGCCCAACCCTGTGCCGGGCCGCGACCTGCGGGCCAGCCCTCTCGGTCCGGGCGTGGTGGTCGCCGTGCGAAGCGGACAGACGCTTGCGATCTCCTCGGCCAGCATGACCACCCTGTCGGGCCGCACGCCTGTCACACTGCGGCCGCCCCTGGCCAAGGGGAGCGATCCGAACTCGGTGCTGGCGTCCCATCAGGCGGTGCTGATTCCCGACGCACCCCTCATGCCCAATACCAGCTACACGGTGAACGTCGTCGGAACGAACGAAGGCGCGCCTTTCGAGAAGACCTTCAGCTTCGCGACGGGGGCCGGCGCGGCGCGGTGA
- the tagF gene encoding type VI secretion system-associated protein TagF: protein MKDDEGSTAAPGWFGKLPGLGDFAERRMPIVFRDAWDRWLQNGFARLRVRHPDWTERYLKAPLWCFVLGEGVIGTPSWLGVLMPSVDSAGRYFPLTLTAELVSSRTALEGEVLARTQRWWTLAAQAAFEGLEHDFDATHFDARLLELFAGYGSEAGAREHPPLALPEVGHSLWFTDPDAERGPGMTSQGLPQDEQFEALFGFGGEPGLRQEAGP, encoded by the coding sequence GTGAAGGACGACGAAGGCTCGACGGCTGCGCCAGGCTGGTTCGGGAAGCTGCCCGGCTTGGGCGACTTCGCCGAGCGCCGCATGCCCATCGTCTTCCGCGATGCGTGGGACCGCTGGTTGCAGAACGGATTCGCCAGGCTGCGTGTGCGACATCCCGATTGGACCGAACGCTATCTCAAGGCGCCGCTGTGGTGCTTCGTGCTGGGGGAGGGCGTGATCGGCACCCCCAGCTGGCTCGGCGTGCTCATGCCATCGGTCGACAGCGCAGGGCGCTACTTCCCCTTGACGCTGACGGCCGAGCTTGTGTCCTCGCGCACCGCCCTGGAGGGCGAGGTGCTGGCGCGCACCCAGCGCTGGTGGACCCTGGCGGCGCAGGCTGCGTTCGAGGGGCTGGAGCACGATTTCGATGCGACGCACTTCGATGCGCGGCTGTTGGAGCTGTTCGCCGGCTATGGCAGCGAGGCGGGCGCGCGGGAGCATCCGCCGCTGGCGCTGCCGGAGGTCGGGCACTCGCTGTGGTTCACCGATCCGGATGCGGAGCGCGGGCCGGGCATGACGAGCCAGGGGTTGCCGCAGGATGAGCAGTTCGAGGCGCTGTTCGGCTTCGGCGGGGAGCCGGGTCTGCGTCAGGAGGCGGGGCCATGA
- the phnD gene encoding phosphate/phosphite/phosphonate ABC transporter substrate-binding protein produces the protein MARRLPPLAWRCVLAALLALPFAAPVQTAAAAGEAPLRFGILPLGGAFESRNDWEPLLADLSRTIGRPVSVLSVNSYEALEQAIQRDQVDMAFLSGKMALDAVTQRRMNVVAQVTRHDGLPGYRALLLARKAGPRSTLKGLLAEPERWRLARGESRSVSGFIVPQLQLFLPNHIVMETRFASEVVGTHQATALAVANGEADVATNNTADFERFGVQFPVEAERLHVIWESELIPHAQIVVRRDYRPEFQKKVQAFLVDYGRSKGPRGDAERVVLKSLHDLAGFLPADNTSLLPAAKLAYQLARQSAMTSQWVNDAARQARLQRIESGYADQLAALRGSAP, from the coding sequence ATGGCACGGCGCCTGCCGCCACTGGCATGGCGCTGTGTCCTCGCCGCCTTGCTGGCCCTGCCGTTCGCCGCTCCCGTGCAGACTGCTGCCGCCGCGGGCGAGGCCCCGCTGCGCTTCGGCATCCTGCCGCTGGGCGGCGCCTTCGAGTCGCGCAACGACTGGGAGCCCCTGCTGGCGGACCTGAGCCGCACCATCGGCCGGCCGGTGAGCGTGCTCTCGGTCAATTCCTACGAGGCGCTCGAGCAGGCGATCCAGCGCGACCAGGTCGACATGGCTTTCCTCTCCGGCAAGATGGCCCTGGATGCCGTCACGCAGCGGCGCATGAACGTGGTCGCGCAGGTCACGCGCCACGACGGCCTTCCCGGCTATCGCGCCCTTCTGCTTGCGCGCAAGGCGGGGCCCCGCAGCACGCTCAAGGGGCTGCTGGCCGAGCCGGAACGCTGGCGCCTCGCACGCGGCGAGAGCCGTTCGGTCTCGGGCTTCATCGTGCCGCAACTGCAGCTGTTCCTTCCTAACCACATCGTGATGGAGACGCGCTTCGCGAGCGAGGTGGTGGGCACGCACCAGGCCACTGCGCTGGCCGTGGCCAACGGCGAGGCCGACGTGGCCACCAACAACACCGCGGATTTCGAGCGCTTCGGTGTCCAGTTCCCGGTCGAAGCCGAGCGCCTCCACGTGATCTGGGAATCGGAGCTGATCCCGCATGCGCAGATCGTGGTGCGGCGCGACTACAGGCCCGAGTTCCAGAAAAAGGTGCAGGCCTTCCTGGTCGACTACGGGCGCAGCAAGGGTCCGCGCGGCGATGCCGAGCGGGTCGTGCTCAAGTCGCTGCACGATCTCGCGGGCTTCCTGCCCGCCGACAACACCTCGCTGCTGCCGGCCGCCAAGCTGGCCTACCAGCTGGCACGCCAGAGCGCGATGACCTCGCAGTGGGTCAACGACGCCGCGCGGCAGGCCCGGCTGCAGCGCATCGAGAGCGGCTATGCCGATCAGTTGGCGGCCTTGCGCGGCAGCGCACCCTGA
- a CDS encoding PP2C family protein-serine/threonine phosphatase, translating into MEIEIATLSSQGGRSYNEDVFGQWNDGRFLACLVADGAGGHGGGDVAASIVRRSVLAGFAAAPGLDAERLRHLLEQANRDVVAGQAEGGKLAAMRSTVVLAAIDLHENAVAWAHSGDSRAYLFRRGAPVARTIDHSLVQQMVTGGMIDEEAARLHPRRNMLLSALGSLESVPEITVSERMPLAVGDVLLLCSDGIWEPLGDACLCETLEASKDPSRWVEQLDAEVRARAKPGHDNYTAFALWLHEDCEGGVVTRPRPGARP; encoded by the coding sequence ATGGAGATCGAGATCGCCACCCTGTCGAGCCAGGGCGGCCGCAGCTACAACGAGGACGTGTTTGGCCAATGGAACGACGGCCGCTTCCTGGCCTGCCTGGTGGCCGATGGCGCGGGTGGCCACGGCGGCGGCGACGTGGCCGCGTCGATCGTGCGGCGCAGCGTGCTGGCGGGCTTCGCGGCGGCGCCGGGGCTGGATGCCGAAAGGCTTCGGCACCTGCTGGAGCAGGCCAACCGCGATGTGGTCGCGGGCCAGGCCGAAGGCGGCAAATTGGCGGCCATGCGCTCGACGGTGGTGCTGGCCGCCATCGATCTGCACGAGAACGCCGTGGCCTGGGCCCACAGTGGCGACAGCCGCGCCTACCTGTTCCGCCGCGGTGCGCCGGTGGCGCGCACCATCGACCATAGCCTCGTCCAGCAAATGGTGACGGGCGGCATGATCGACGAGGAGGCGGCGCGCCTGCATCCAAGGCGCAACATGCTGCTCTCGGCGCTCGGCTCCCTCGAGTCGGTGCCGGAGATCACGGTGTCCGAGCGCATGCCTCTCGCCGTGGGCGATGTGCTCCTGCTGTGCAGCGACGGCATCTGGGAGCCATTGGGCGACGCGTGCCTGTGCGAGACGCTGGAGGCCTCGAAGGACCCGAGCCGATGGGTGGAACAGCTCGACGCCGAGGTCCGCGCGCGCGCCAAGCCCGGGCACGACAACTACACGGCCTTCGCGCTATGGCTGCACGAGGATTGCGAGGGCGGCGTGGTCACGCGGCCGCGGCCCGGGGCGCGGCCGTAG
- a CDS encoding VOC family protein, translating into MLQKSPMYAYIPAKDLARARQFYEQKLGFQPKTEIGGGVVYDCAGGTSCFLYPTSNAGTSRASQAFWQVADIESEVAELKKRGVVFEDYGMPGQDANGIVSEGGAKAAWFKDTEGNIMALIQSV; encoded by the coding sequence ATGCTTCAGAAATCCCCCATGTATGCCTACATACCCGCGAAGGACCTCGCGCGAGCGCGCCAGTTCTACGAGCAGAAGCTGGGCTTTCAGCCCAAGACGGAGATCGGCGGCGGCGTGGTCTACGACTGCGCCGGCGGCACGAGTTGCTTCCTGTATCCAACATCGAACGCAGGCACATCCCGGGCTAGCCAGGCCTTCTGGCAGGTCGCGGACATCGAGAGCGAAGTGGCCGAACTGAAGAAGCGCGGCGTCGTGTTCGAGGACTACGGGATGCCGGGACAGGATGCGAACGGGATCGTGAGCGAGGGCGGGGCGAAGGCGGCCTGGTTCAAGGATACGGAGGGGAACATCATGGCGCTGATACAGAGTGTGTGA
- a CDS encoding phosphate/phosphite/phosphonate ABC transporter substrate-binding protein — translation MPISWRPCAAAHPEAEARRRFLAAVLIAGAAAASFAQGARTEAAAPLRFGVLPIGGAVESRESWRPLLADLSRALGRPVSVLSVSSYESLDQAIRRGEVDFALLSAKLALDAVVQQRMSVVGQVKRHAGLSRHRAVLLARKTGSHQALGNLLAAPERWRLARGDSRSVSGFIVPQLELFAPHGITMERFQSELLDTHQGTALAVANGDADVATNNTTDFERFRQQFPVEAARLQVIWESSPTPPALFVMRRDQPAALQKRLRDFLTGYGQARGPRGDAEREVLKQLHAPLGYVVEDNSALLPTATLDYQLARQHALNAKWVNEAARQARLERLERSYAQQVAALRGTAP, via the coding sequence ATGCCGATCAGTTGGCGGCCTTGCGCGGCAGCGCACCCTGAAGCCGAAGCGCGTCGGCGCTTCCTGGCGGCAGTGCTCATCGCCGGGGCTGCGGCTGCCTCTTTCGCCCAAGGCGCGCGCACCGAGGCGGCGGCTCCCCTGCGCTTCGGCGTGCTGCCGATCGGCGGCGCGGTCGAGTCGCGCGAGAGCTGGAGGCCACTTTTGGCCGACCTGAGCCGCGCGCTCGGCCGACCGGTGAGCGTCTTGTCCGTGAGCTCCTACGAATCGCTGGACCAGGCGATCCGGCGCGGCGAGGTGGACTTCGCCCTGCTGTCCGCCAAGCTGGCGCTGGATGCCGTCGTGCAGCAGCGGATGAGCGTGGTGGGGCAGGTGAAGCGCCATGCCGGCCTGTCCAGGCATCGCGCCGTGCTGCTCGCGCGCAAGACCGGCTCGCACCAAGCGCTGGGCAACCTGCTGGCCGCGCCGGAGCGCTGGCGTCTGGCGCGTGGCGACAGCCGCTCGGTGTCTGGCTTCATCGTGCCCCAGCTGGAGCTCTTCGCGCCCCACGGCATCACCATGGAGCGCTTCCAGAGCGAGCTGCTCGACACCCACCAGGGGACCGCACTGGCGGTGGCCAACGGCGATGCGGACGTGGCCACCAACAACACCACCGACTTCGAGCGCTTCAGGCAGCAGTTTCCAGTCGAGGCGGCGCGGCTGCAGGTGATCTGGGAATCCAGCCCCACGCCGCCGGCGCTGTTCGTGATGCGGCGCGACCAGCCCGCGGCCCTGCAGAAGCGGCTGCGGGACTTCCTGACGGGCTATGGCCAGGCCAGAGGCCCGCGCGGCGATGCCGAGCGCGAGGTGCTGAAGCAACTGCACGCGCCCCTGGGCTACGTGGTGGAGGACAACAGCGCGCTGCTGCCGACCGCGACCCTGGACTACCAGCTCGCCCGGCAGCACGCGCTCAACGCGAAGTGGGTCAACGAGGCGGCACGCCAGGCCCGCCTCGAACGGCTCGAGCGCAGCTACGCGCAGCAGGTGGCCGCGCTGCGCGGTACAGCCCCCTGA
- a CDS encoding ABC transporter substrate-binding protein, with translation MSVNPSSWLFRGLRAIAAVACAAVLATGAHAAALTVLLADDNAAHVEFVRLLRELQDASSRFELVRLPSDGAPAGRVAGAGEDRANAGVRTRSLRPKPPVDLPVTMAVGVAAARSAIERPGQDPLVLAMLSRLDYESLKGNPAFKRGDRQIGVLLREPAMADQLALIDAVLPQKRRLGVVATAESEPIVRELERAAHGWDLQVEYAPDAKSLASVLRMLVPRSDALMVLPDLIGDSQPATLSVLRAGATAGLPVFGTTEGLVRSGGLAAAVSTPGQLAQQARALGQKLAMGPVAGGLLVEAATPSTVRLNATVARGLGLRLPKERELTQRVTASR, from the coding sequence ATGTCCGTGAATCCTTCCTCTTGGCTCTTTCGAGGGTTGCGCGCCATCGCGGCCGTGGCCTGCGCGGCCGTGCTCGCTACCGGCGCGCACGCAGCCGCCCTCACGGTGCTGCTGGCCGACGACAACGCGGCGCACGTGGAATTCGTGCGCCTGCTGCGCGAGTTGCAGGACGCGAGCAGCCGCTTCGAGCTGGTGCGCCTGCCCAGCGACGGCGCGCCCGCGGGCCGCGTTGCGGGCGCGGGCGAGGACCGCGCGAACGCCGGCGTGCGCACGCGCAGCCTGCGCCCCAAGCCACCCGTCGACCTGCCGGTCACCATGGCGGTCGGCGTGGCAGCGGCGCGCAGCGCGATCGAGCGGCCAGGCCAGGACCCGCTGGTGCTCGCGATGCTGAGCCGTCTCGACTACGAGAGCCTCAAGGGCAATCCTGCATTCAAGCGCGGTGACCGCCAGATCGGCGTGCTGCTGCGCGAGCCGGCGATGGCCGATCAGCTCGCGCTCATCGACGCGGTGCTGCCGCAGAAGCGCCGGCTCGGCGTGGTGGCGACCGCCGAGTCGGAGCCGATCGTGCGCGAACTGGAGCGCGCCGCCCACGGGTGGGACCTGCAGGTCGAGTACGCGCCGGATGCCAAGTCGCTGGCCTCGGTGCTGCGCATGCTGGTGCCGCGCAGCGATGCGCTGATGGTGCTGCCGGACCTCATCGGCGACAGCCAGCCTGCGACCCTCTCGGTACTGCGTGCGGGCGCCACGGCAGGCCTGCCGGTGTTCGGCACCACCGAGGGCCTCGTGCGTTCCGGTGGACTTGCGGCGGCGGTCTCCACGCCCGGTCAGCTTGCACAGCAGGCGCGCGCGCTCGGTCAGAAGCTGGCCATGGGGCCCGTCGCTGGCGGCCTGCTCGTGGAGGCGGCGACCCCCTCCACCGTGCGCCTCAATGCGACCGTCGCACGCGGCCTGGGGCTGCGTCTGCCCAAGGAACGGGAGCTGACCCAGCGGGTGACCGCGAGCCGATGA
- a CDS encoding tetratricopeptide repeat protein — MSNPTPSVVQLAPRADAFDPALEWTRARELHEAGRFDEAEQSYDRILAAAPDHAEALHFKGLAAHQRGDHARAITLIRAAIALDGEQFGWYSNLGNVLLLDEQPDAAGEAYEQALRLAPERADVHNNLGVFQDERGRLEEAEATLRRALALGSDKAEIHANLGRVLLRLARNDEALGCLNQALRLNPELTMARPLLGMIYRRLGQLDAAAQVYRDWLARDPGDPTALHHLAGCSGEAVPERAADAYVERTFNAFANTFDKTLGRLNYRAPAQVAEAVARHLGEPRHALDVLDAGCGTGLCGPLIAPYARHLAGVDLSQRMLDKARLRDVYDTLTKAELTGFLEDAVPASCDLIVSADVLIYFGELDRCFQAAAKVLRPGGWLVFTVEALPSEDGADFRLHAHGRYSHREGYLRQVLAAAGLAIEGLERVLLRAEAGEPVDGWMVSCRKGAPSAAH, encoded by the coding sequence ATGAGCAACCCCACACCTTCAGTCGTCCAGCTCGCGCCGCGGGCCGACGCCTTCGACCCGGCGCTGGAGTGGACCCGCGCCCGTGAGCTGCACGAGGCCGGCCGGTTCGACGAGGCCGAGCAAAGCTACGATCGCATCCTCGCGGCAGCGCCGGACCATGCCGAGGCGCTGCATTTCAAGGGCTTGGCGGCGCACCAGCGCGGCGACCATGCGCGGGCAATCACGCTGATCCGCGCGGCCATTGCGCTTGATGGCGAGCAGTTCGGCTGGTACAGCAATCTCGGCAACGTGCTGCTGCTGGATGAACAGCCGGACGCGGCGGGCGAGGCCTACGAGCAGGCGCTGCGGCTGGCGCCGGAGCGCGCCGACGTCCACAACAACCTCGGCGTGTTCCAGGACGAACGGGGCCGGCTCGAGGAAGCGGAAGCCACGCTGCGCCGCGCCCTCGCGCTCGGCTCGGACAAGGCCGAAATCCATGCCAATCTCGGGCGCGTGCTGCTGCGCCTGGCGCGCAACGACGAGGCACTCGGTTGCCTGAACCAAGCCCTGCGCCTGAACCCCGAACTCACGATGGCGCGCCCCCTGCTGGGCATGATCTACCGCAGGCTCGGTCAGCTGGACGCGGCGGCGCAGGTCTATCGCGACTGGCTGGCGCGGGACCCCGGCGACCCGACTGCGTTGCACCATCTCGCAGGCTGCTCAGGCGAGGCCGTGCCGGAACGCGCCGCCGATGCCTACGTGGAACGCACCTTCAATGCCTTCGCCAATACTTTCGACAAGACGCTGGGGCGCCTGAACTACCGCGCGCCGGCGCAGGTCGCCGAGGCCGTAGCGCGGCACCTGGGCGAGCCGCGGCACGCGCTGGACGTGCTGGACGCCGGCTGCGGCACCGGCCTGTGCGGCCCGCTGATCGCACCGTACGCGCGGCACCTGGCCGGCGTCGACCTGTCGCAGCGGATGCTCGACAAGGCGCGGCTGCGGGACGTCTACGACACGCTGACGAAGGCCGAGCTCACCGGCTTCCTCGAAGACGCGGTGCCGGCCTCCTGCGACCTCATCGTCTCGGCCGATGTGCTGATCTATTTCGGCGAACTGGACCGCTGCTTCCAGGCCGCGGCAAAGGTCCTGCGGCCGGGAGGCTGGCTGGTCTTCACGGTCGAGGCCCTCCCCAGCGAGGACGGCGCCGACTTCCGGCTCCACGCTCATGGCCGCTACAGCCACCGAGAGGGCTACCTGCGCCAGGTGCTCGCAGCCGCCGGCCTCGCGATCGAGGGGCTGGAGCGCGTGTTGCTGCGCGCGGAGGCAGGCGAGCCCGTGGACGGGTGGATGGTGTCGTGCAGAAAAGGGGCGCCGTCCGCGGCGCACTAG
- a CDS encoding ATP-binding response regulator, giving the protein MNWPFRALRLLVRLTLAQQLVLLALLPATVATLGAIAVLTRQHLTNVTELMRANAQTVALQVATVAQSQLQRMDRRALQRTAQSGSYQPHVQQVQIWSEDGEILANSETQDRDRGEGLQVVAPIVADDGRHAGKVMVEISLDAVDRAKRSVWFNVVLVLAASLVGVGLAGWWAARRISAPIRALGEAVDRLGAGEEVQVAVEGTAEVRRLQHGFNEAAAALSESRGMLESRIANATAELASKNQQLEVASQAKTRLLAAASHDLRQPLHALTLFSDGLANGETDPVRLQRIGHIRECVDSLDRLFSGLLNLSQLDAGVLQPQWADFALDQLFDEISRNFRPVAEQQNLRLVVRKTELWVRSDYVMLSRILNNLVSNSLRHTTSGGVLVGARRRGRGVRIDVVDTGVGIAEHHQPRVFEEFYQVEPQPRQGRDARGMGLGLATVQRLASLLNTQVELSSQPHKGTCVRVLVRAAEPMPPPQGGLQAAAAIEEEPSLHGVRALVIDDERSILEGLQVVLNNWGAEVMTAQTRSEALAFADSWERPPDLVVSDLLLQGGDNGLNVLSALERHPRGIGASTARLLVTGETKPDRLREVASAGVAVLYKPVSPKLLRQAIGAQLAAVRQATDPESDAASGPTPPHTK; this is encoded by the coding sequence ATGAATTGGCCCTTCCGCGCCCTGCGCCTGCTGGTGCGCCTCACGCTGGCGCAGCAGCTGGTGCTGCTGGCGCTGCTGCCCGCCACCGTGGCCACGCTGGGCGCCATCGCGGTGCTGACGCGCCAGCACCTCACGAACGTGACCGAGCTGATGCGCGCCAACGCCCAGACAGTGGCGCTCCAGGTGGCCACGGTCGCCCAGTCCCAGCTGCAGCGCATGGACCGCCGCGCCCTGCAGCGCACCGCCCAGTCCGGCAGCTACCAGCCGCACGTGCAGCAGGTGCAGATCTGGTCGGAGGACGGCGAGATCCTGGCCAACTCCGAGACCCAGGATCGCGATCGCGGCGAGGGCCTGCAGGTCGTGGCACCGATCGTGGCCGACGACGGCCGGCATGCCGGCAAGGTCATGGTGGAGATCAGCCTCGACGCGGTGGACCGCGCCAAGCGCTCGGTCTGGTTCAACGTGGTGCTGGTGCTGGCTGCCAGCCTGGTGGGCGTGGGGTTGGCCGGGTGGTGGGCGGCGCGCCGCATCAGCGCACCCATCCGGGCGCTTGGCGAGGCGGTGGACCGGCTGGGCGCCGGAGAGGAAGTGCAGGTGGCGGTCGAGGGCACGGCCGAGGTGCGGCGACTGCAGCACGGCTTCAACGAGGCGGCCGCAGCGTTGTCGGAAAGCCGCGGCATGCTCGAGAGCCGCATTGCGAACGCCACCGCCGAGCTGGCCAGCAAGAACCAGCAGCTCGAGGTGGCGAGCCAGGCCAAGACACGGCTGCTGGCCGCCGCCAGCCACGACCTGCGCCAGCCGCTGCATGCGCTCACCCTGTTCTCCGACGGCCTGGCCAACGGCGAGACCGACCCGGTGCGCCTGCAGCGCATCGGTCACATCCGCGAATGCGTGGACTCGCTGGACCGCCTGTTCTCGGGCCTGCTCAATCTTTCGCAGCTCGACGCCGGCGTGCTGCAGCCGCAGTGGGCCGATTTCGCGCTGGACCAGCTGTTCGATGAAATCAGCCGCAACTTCCGGCCGGTGGCCGAGCAGCAGAACCTGCGGCTGGTCGTGCGCAAGACCGAGCTGTGGGTACGCAGCGACTACGTGATGCTCTCGCGCATCCTCAACAACCTGGTGTCGAACTCGCTGCGCCACACCACGTCGGGCGGCGTGCTGGTCGGCGCGCGAAGGCGCGGGCGTGGCGTGCGCATCGATGTGGTGGACACGGGCGTGGGCATTGCGGAGCACCACCAGCCGCGGGTGTTCGAGGAGTTCTACCAGGTCGAGCCGCAGCCGCGCCAGGGCCGCGACGCAAGGGGCATGGGGCTGGGCCTGGCCACGGTGCAGCGCCTGGCCTCGCTGCTCAACACGCAGGTCGAGCTGAGCTCGCAGCCGCACAAGGGCACCTGTGTGCGCGTCCTCGTACGCGCCGCCGAGCCGATGCCGCCGCCGCAGGGCGGGCTGCAGGCTGCCGCGGCCATCGAGGAGGAGCCCAGCCTGCACGGCGTGCGCGCGCTGGTGATCGACGACGAGCGCAGCATCCTCGAAGGGCTGCAGGTGGTCCTCAACAACTGGGGCGCCGAGGTGATGACCGCGCAGACGCGCAGTGAGGCGCTGGCCTTCGCCGACAGCTGGGAGCGGCCGCCCGACCTGGTGGTGAGCGACCTGCTGCTGCAAGGCGGCGACAACGGCCTGAACGTGCTGTCCGCGCTGGAGCGCCATCCTCGCGGCATCGGCGCGTCGACCGCACGCCTGCTGGTGACCGGCGAGACCAAACCCGACCGGCTGCGCGAAGTCGCCAGCGCGGGCGTGGCCGTGCTCTACAAGCCGGTCTCGCCCAAGTTGTTGCGTCAGGCGATCGGCGCGCAGCTGGCGGCGGTGCGCCAGGCAACGGACCCGGAAAGCGATGCCGCCTCCGGGCCGACCCCGCCACATACGAAATAA
- a CDS encoding type VI secretion system protein has translation MNMMYPLPAHYGALLALCMAGLLALWWFMLGSRYLSRRRLLRRRIALATPSDTAPPEAFAEPGAAVARVREQLLSSPALRGLHQPLYDLPWLLFIGDADASLPALLTAARRETSVPPGQGTDEDGDFWRWHFLPTLVAIEARAAAVHEPATPYERGLWYRALLALADQRERLPLNGIVVCVNAIRLQGDAQHVAADAARLRQRVDEAAELLRLQLPIYLLVTGLERLAGYEILRETLPAAVRAQALGHRLSYTAAAAGRPDALFEPLALRLHALRMGLLSRQPEPARRQAIHAFVEQLRALQPGLRTFAQQLFDAPRGGHAGARWRGLYLVAAGDENRSAFVSDLFQRFLPADQPLAR, from the coding sequence ATGAACATGATGTACCCACTTCCCGCCCATTACGGCGCCCTGCTGGCCCTGTGCATGGCCGGGCTGCTCGCGCTGTGGTGGTTCATGCTGGGCTCACGCTACCTTTCGCGGCGGCGCCTGCTGCGCCGCCGCATCGCGCTTGCCACGCCCTCGGACACGGCACCGCCGGAGGCTTTCGCCGAGCCCGGAGCCGCGGTCGCACGCGTGCGCGAGCAGTTGCTGAGCTCGCCCGCATTGCGGGGACTGCATCAGCCGCTCTATGACCTGCCCTGGCTGCTGTTCATCGGCGACGCGGACGCCAGCCTCCCGGCGTTGCTGACTGCGGCGCGCCGCGAGACCTCCGTGCCGCCGGGGCAGGGCACCGATGAGGACGGGGATTTCTGGCGCTGGCACTTCCTGCCGACCCTGGTCGCCATCGAAGCCCGCGCAGCGGCGGTGCACGAACCGGCCACGCCGTACGAACGCGGCCTCTGGTACCGCGCCCTGCTGGCGCTCGCCGACCAGCGCGAACGCCTGCCGCTCAACGGCATCGTGGTCTGCGTGAACGCAATCCGACTGCAGGGCGACGCGCAGCACGTGGCCGCCGATGCGGCACGCCTGCGTCAGCGTGTCGACGAGGCGGCCGAGCTGCTGCGCCTGCAGTTGCCCATCTACCTGCTGGTGACCGGGCTGGAGCGGCTGGCGGGTTACGAGATACTGCGCGAGACGCTGCCGGCCGCGGTGCGTGCGCAGGCGCTGGGACACCGCCTGTCCTACACCGCGGCGGCAGCGGGGCGCCCCGATGCGCTGTTCGAGCCACTGGCGCTGCGCCTGCATGCCTTGCGCATGGGCCTGCTGAGCAGGCAGCCGGAGCCGGCGCGCCGCCAGGCGATCCATGCCTTCGTCGAGCAGTTGCGCGCATTGCAGCCCGGGCTGCGCACGTTCGCGCAGCAGCTCTTCGACGCGCCGCGCGGTGGCCATGCCGGCGCGCGCTGGCGCGGGCTGTACCTCGTGGCAGCGGGCGACGAAAACCGGTCCGCTTTTGTCTCCGACCTGTTCCAGCGCTTCCTGCCCGCCGACCAGCCGCTGGCGAGATAG